The sequence CCCGGCCGTGAAGTCGTACGGCGTGCCGGAGACGTCCTCCAGGGAGCGCGGCAGCAGCCTGTCGTCCACCAGCAGCACCTTGGTGGCGGGCACGTGCAGCTCGTAGCCCTCGACGTCGCCCGGCAGCAGCCACGGGTGCGGGCCGCAGCCGTAGGGGGCGGGGCCGTCGCCGAGGTTCTCGGCGGTCAGGGTGGTGGTCAGCCCGTCGGGGGTGAGGGAGTAGAGGACCTGCAGGGCGATGGTGAACGGGTAGCCGGGGGACGGGGTGATCGTGTACGCCAGCCGTACGAAACCGTGCTCGTCCTCCACGGCGAGCCACTCCACCGCCTCCCAGTCGACCTCGGCGACCAGCCCGTGGATGGCGGTGCCCCTGTCCTCCTCGTTCGCCACGAGCCGGTGTGTCTCGCCCTCGAAGATGTAGGAGGCGTCGGCGATCCGGTTGGGCCAGGGGGCGAGCAGGGTGCCGCTGTAGTAAGGGATCGGCTCGTCTGCCTGCCAGCTCGTCACCAGGTCGCGCGCACCGTGTCGGAGCACGCGCAGGGCCGCGGCCCGCTCGCTGATCTCGGCGTGCATGGTGCCGCTGCGGAGGGTGAACTGCCGGGACACGGGAGTCCTTTCGCCGGGGGAGTGAGGAGGGGATGGAGACGGCCTGCTCGAAGTTATACAGGCCGAGCCGTCCCTGTTACGCGGAGGCCCGCTCGACCAGATGGGTGTCGAGTATCACCACGGGCTGTTCCAGATGCTCGCCGTTGATGCGGGCGACGAGGAGATGGGCCATCTGGCGGCCCATCGCCTCGGTGGGCTGGTGCACGGTGGTGAGTGCGGGGGAGGAGTGCGATCCGGCGGGGGAGTCGTCGAACCCGATCACCGCGACGTCCTCGGGGATCTTCTTGCCCTCCTCCCGCAGCACCCGGATCGCGCCCAGCGCCATCGGGTCGGAGGCGGTGAACACCGCGTCGACGTCGGGGTTGCCGGCGAGGAGGCCGCGCATGGCGACGATGCCGCTCTCCTCGCTGAAGTCGCCGTAGGCCACGATCTCGGTCATGCCGGTGGCGAGCAGCGCGTCACGGTAGCCCGCGAGCCGGTCCACGCCCACCCCCATGTCCTGCGGACCCGCGATGGTGGCGATCCGGCGGCGGCCCTTGCCCAGCAGGTATTTGACCGCCTGCCGGGCGCCGGCCCGGTTGTCCACGTCGACGTAGCTGTATGGGGTCAGGCCGACGGGGCGGCCGCCGATGACGGTCGGCACGCCCATCGCCTCCAGCCGCCCGGGCAGCGGGTCGGCGCCGTGCAGCGAGATCAGCAGCACCCCGTCGACGTGCTGCCCGGTCAGGTAGTGCTCCAGCCGCTCGTGGTCCTGCGGCGTCTGGGCCATCGCCAGGATGAGTTGCAGACCGGTCTCGGACAGGGCCGAGCCGATGCCGCGGATGGTCCCGGCGAAGTAGGGTTCGTCGAAGACGCGTAACTCCGACTCCGAGACCACCAGCGCGACCGTGTCGGTGCGCCGGGTGACCAGCGCGCGGGCCGCCCGGTTCGGGACGTAGCCCAGCTCCTGGATCGCCTGCTGGACCGCGCCGCGGGCCTTCTCGCTCACCTTCGGTGAGCCGTTGATGACCCGCGACACCGTGCCACGGCCGACACCGGCCAGGGCCGCGACCGCCTCAAGCGTCGGACGACGGTCGCCGTTCATGTTCTTCGCCCCCATGAAAGATTCGCTGACCCCTTATTCTGCCGGACCGCTCAGGCCTCCACGCCTGATTGTCCCGGCATACCAGAGAGCGCTCTCTTTGGGAACTCTCAGCTGCGACTCGTAGTCGACGCGCACCAGCCCGAAACGCTTGCCGTACCCCCACGCCCACTCGAAGTTGTCCATCAGCGACCAGGCGAAGTAGCCCTCCAGCGGCACCCCGGCCTCGATCGCGGCGTGGCAGGTGCGCAGGTGGGCGTCGATGTAGTTCAGGCGATCGTGGTCGTGCACGACGCCGTCGGCGCCCACGACGTCGTCGAAGGCCGCGCCGTTCTCGGAGATGACCAGCGGGATCCGCGGGTACTCCCGGGCCAGCCGCAGCAGGATCTCGTGCAGCCCGCTGTCGTCGATCTCCCAGCCCATCGCGGTGACCGGCCGCCCGCCCTCGACGAACGACACGTCCTCGCTGCCGACCCACGGCGACCCGGTGCCGGTGGGGGCCGCCGCGGCCGACGCCGCGCCGCCGGGGGTGCCCGAGACGGTGAAGCGGCTGTAGTAGTTGATCAGCAGCATGTCCAGCGGGGCGGAGATGACCTTCATGTCCCCGTCCTGGACGAACCCAGGCACCTCGGCGAGGTCCTCCAGGACGTCGGCCGGGTACTCGCCCTTCAGCAGCGCGTCCAGGAAGAAGCGGTTCTGCAGGCCGTCGATGCGGCGGGCGGCGTCCTGGTCGGCCTCGGAGCCGGTCTGCGGCGAGATCGCGTAGAGGTTGACGCTGCCGCCGATCCTGCTGTCGGCCCGCTGGGCGCGCATGGCCGAGGTGGCCAGGCCGTGCGCGAGGAGGAGGTGGTGGGCGGCGCGCACCGCCTGCGCCGGCTCGCGCCGCCCGGGGGCGTGCTCACCGGAGGCGTATCCCAGGAACGCCGCGCACCACGGCTCGTTGATCGTGCTCCAGTTGCGGACCCGGTCGCCGAGCGCGTCGTGTACGGCCGCCGCGTAGTCGGCGAAGCGCTTCGACGTTTCCCGTGACGGCCAGCCGCCCGCGTCCTCCAGGGCCTGCGGCAGGTCCCAGTGATAGAGCGTCACCCACGGGTCGACGCCGCTCGCCAGCAGCTCGTCGACCAGCCGGCTGTAGAAGTCGAGGCCCTTGGAGTTGATCGCGCCGCTGCCGTCGGGCTGGATCCGGGGCCAGGAGACGGAGAACCGGTAGGCGCCCAGGCCGAGGTCGGCCATCATCCGGACGTCGTCGCGGTAACGGTGGTAGTGGTCGATGGCGACGTCGGCGTTCTCGCCGTTGACCACCCGGCCGGGCTGCTGGACGAAGGTGTCCCAGATGGATCGGCCGCGGCCGTCCTCGGAGACCGCGCCTTCGATCTGGTAGGCGGAGGTGGCCGCGCCCCAGACGAAGCCTGTCGGGAACACCAGATCCGGGGTCTGAATCCGCGTCTCTTGCGTGGTCATGCCTTGACCGCACCTTCCATGAGGCCGCCGACGATCTGGCGACCGAACGCGACGAAAACGATGAACAGGGGGAGGACCGAGGCCGCCGTGCCGGTGAACAACATGACGTAGTCGGTGCCGTGGGCCTGGTTGAGCGCGGCGATCGAGGTCTGCACCACGGGGTTGTCCGGGTTCAGGACGATCAACGGCCACATGAACTCGTTCCAGGTCTGCATGAAGACGAGCAGCGCCAGTACGGCCATGCCGGGACGGAGCGCGGGCAGGATGACGTTCGCGTAGATGCGCATGGTGGAGGCGCCGTCGACCCGGGCCGCCTCGACGAGCTCGTCCGGCACCGCCTGGGTGGCGTACTGGGTCATCATGAAGACCCCGAACCCGTTGACCAGGAAGGGCAGGATCACCGCCTTGAGCTGGCCGGTCCAGCCGAGGGTGACCATGAGCTCGTACAGCGGCACCACGCCCATCTGCTGGAGCGGGACCATCATCGTCACCAGGATCAGGCCCAGCAGGATCTTGCTGCCCCTGAAACGCAGCTTGGCGAAGGCGAAGCCGGCCAGGGTGGAGATGAGCACGACCGACAGGGTCACGGTGACCGAGACGATGGCCGAGTTGGCCAGGCCGGTGAGGAAGTAGGCGTCCTCGGTGGCCAGCAGCCGCTCGACGTTCTCACCGAGGTGCCCGCCGGGCAGCATCGGCGGCGGGACGTCGATCGCCTCCTCGTTGGTCCGCGTGGCCATGATGAACATGTAGTAGATCGGGAAGGCCGACAGCACGAGGGCGACGGCGAGGACGACCTTCGTCAGCGGGCCGGCGTCCCAGATGCGGTTGCGGGCCTCCGGCTGCGCGGGGCGCCGGGTCTGGATCGCCGTCACTTGGAACCCCCGATACGGCGGGTGAAGGAGTAGTTGATGAGCGTGCCGATGAGGATCAGCGCGAACAGCAGCCAGGCGGCGGCCGAGGCGTAGCCGAAGTCGAAGTCGCGGAACGCCTCCTTGACGATGAACATCGCCACGGTCTGGTACTGGCCGGTGGCACCGCCGGCCATCGTCGGGTTGCCGTCGAACATGACCGGTTCGGTGAACAGCGTCAGGCCGCCGATGGTCGAGATGAACACCGTGAAGATGATCGTCGGGCGCAGCATCGGGATGGTGATCTGCCAGAACTGCCGCCGCGCCGTGGCGCCGTCGATGGCCGCGGCCTCGTAGAGGTCCTTGGGGATGGTCTGCATGGCGGCGAGCAGGATGATCGCGTTGTAGCCGGTCCAGCGCCAGTCGATCATCGTGGAGATCGCGATCCACGAGGACCACTTCTCGTTCTGCCAGTTGATCGCGTCGACGCCGAAGAGGCCGAGGAACCAGTTGATCATTCCGTAGTCGCGCCCGTAGAGCTGGGTGAAGACGACGGCGACGGCGACGACGGAGGTGATCAGCGGCAGCAGCACGCCGAGGCGGAAGAAGAGCCGGCCCCGGATGCGCTTGTTGAGCGCGTTGGCGAGGATCAGGGCGAGGACGAGCTGCGGGACCGTCGACATGACGAACATGCCGAGCGTGTTGATCACCGCGTTCCAGAAGGCCTCGTCGGTGATCAGGGAGACGTAGTTGTCGATCCCGACGAAGGTCTTGTCCCCGGCGAGCTCCCAGTCGTGCAGCGACACCCAGAGGGTGTAGCCGAGCGGGAAGACGCCGAAGACGGCGAAGAGCAGGAAGTAGGGGGAGACGAGGAAGTAGGGAGTCGCCCGGAGGTCGAACCTGGCGAGTCCGCCGCCGCCCCTTCCCGAGCCCCGGTGCCCGGACGGCCGGCGGGGGCCTGGCCGGGCCGGAGCCGGAGTGTCGACGTGCAGGGTCATGTCCAGCCTTTCAGCGATGGGCAGGCGACCGGCCCGGCGGCGGGGAGGCCGCCGCCGGGCCGGTGCGGATCGGGAAGGGGATCAGCCCGCTGCCTTGACGCCGGCCTCGAGGAACTTGGTCCAGGCCTGGTCGTAGGGGACCGAGCCCTGGTCCATGCCCTCCAGGACCTTCTCCACGGAGGTCTTCACCTGGGCGTGCTTCTCACCGAGGAAGGTGGGGAGCAGGTCCTTGACCGAGGCGCCGAAGATCTGGCCGGTGGGCGCGTCGTTGAAGAACGCGTTCTTCAGCTCGCTGACCGCCGGGTCCTGCTGCGCGGGGATGGAGCTCGGGAAGGCCGCGGCCTCCTGGAAGGCCAGGACGTGGCCCTCCTTGCCGGTGAGGTAGTTCAGGACCTCGGCGGCCTCCTTGGGGTGCTTGCTCTGCTTGGGCACCGCGAGGTAGGAGCCGCCCCAGTTGCCGGCGCCGCCGGGCACCGCCGCGACGTCCCACTTGCCCTTGTTGGAGTCACCGGCCGCGCCGGAGACCACGCCGAGCATCCAGGCCGGGCAGCCCATCGCGGCGAACCCGCCCTTCTTGATGGCGGCGTTCCACGGCGGGGTGAAGGAGGCGAGCTTGGCGGTCAGACCGGCCTCGCTGAAGCTCTTCACCGTGTCGAAGGAGGTCTTGATGGCCGGGTTGCTCTCGATGACGAGCTGGTTGTTCTTGTCGAAGTAGGAGACGTTGCCGTTCTTCGGCGCCTCCTGCGACAGGATCACGTTGTAGAGGGTGTTCGGGCCGTCGAGGAACTTGGGGTCGCTCTTGCCGGGGTTGGCGGCCTGGAACTTCTTGCCGACCTCCATGAAGGCGTTCCAGTCCGGCCAGAGCTTGCCGACCTCCTCGCGTTCGGTGGGCAGGCCGGCCTTCTTGAACAGGTCCGCGCGGTAGCACATGGTCATGCCGCCGATGTCGGTGCCCAGGGCGAACAGCTTGTTGTCGGCGTTGATGCCGTTGTCCCACTTCGCCGCGGGGAAGTCGGCCTTGCGGCTGTCCAGCCCGTACGCGGCGAGGTCGGTGAAGAACTGCGGACGGGCCTTCATGAGGCCCATCGCGCCCTCGTCCAGGGCGATGATGTCGGCCGCGCCGCTGCCGGCCTGCAGGCGCTGGAGCAGCTGGGGCAGGTAGACGTCCTCGAAACGGTCCGTCAGGTTCTGGTACTTGACCTGGATGTTCGGGTGCGCGGCGTTCCACGTCTCCACGGCCTTGTCGTAGCCGAAGTTCTCGCCGCCGCCGAAGGTGTGCACGGTGATGGTCACCGGCTCGGCGGCGGCCGGCGCGGAACTGCCGCCGGCCGCGGGCTTGGCGTCGTCACTCGAACCGCAGGAAGTGATCGCCAGGGCGGTGGCAGCCATGACCGCGACCGCGGCGAGCTTGCCCTGCCGCTTGTTGTTCAACATTCCGGACCCCTCTCAGGTGGTCGCCCGAATCGATGGGAGGTGACATCGCGGATCGGTCCCCGACAAACGCGATCGGCGATGGGGTGGTTCCTCAATGTGCTTTGGGAGCGCTCCCACGAAGAGTGGACGATAGGCAACCAGGACGTCAATATGCCGAAACTCAACCGTTACATCCGGGTCGCCGAGGGTGGACGAATGGACACACAGTTCGGCAAACCTCTCAGAGAGGTGTTTGGGAGCGCTCCCATCACACGGGGACACTCCGGGACATTCCGTACGGCGCGGCTGGCGCGGAGGAACGGTCGCGCTGGAGGGGGCCGAATTCCGGACGGCGGAAAGGAGGCCGGAAAGGCGCCGGAGGGAGACCTGCGCGAGAGGGGGACCGGAAGGGGGGAGAGGGGCCGGAACGGGGGAGAGGGGGCCGGAGCGGGGTGCGGGAGGCGGGAGAAGGGATGACCGGGAGGGGAGGAGGGGGCCGTTCGGGGAGGGCGGAACGCCGAAAGGGGTCCGGCTCGGTGAGCCGGACCCCTTTCGGCGATCGGTGCATCAGGTGGCCGGTGAACCGGCCGGTGTGAATCAGCCCGCGTAGACCGGGTAGCCGTAGCCGACGACCTGGGACTTGGGCCGGACGCGGTGCTCGACCTTGCCGTTTCCGGTGTTGCCCTCGATCGTGCTGATCGTGCCGTCGCCGTTGTCCTTCTTCACGAAGCCGACGTGGTCGATGCCGCTGATGCTCTTGCCGCCGTTCCAGTCGAAGTAGACGACGGCGCCGGGCTTGGCGGTGGTGCCCCAGTGCTTGTTGTCCTTGAACCACTTGGCGTGGGAGACGGTGTAGGCGTCCCAGCCCATGGTGGGCCGGATGCCGGCCTGCTCGCCGACCCAGGAGACGAACATCGCGCACCAGGGGGCGTTGGCGTAGGCTCGCGGGCTGCCGCCGTCACGGGCGACGGTCTCCTTGGCCCGGGGGGAGGCCACGTACCAGGACTGGAACTTGGTCCCGCCGCCCTGGGCGTTCTCGGAGATGCCGACCTGCTTGGCGGCGAGGTCCAGGACCTGCGCGGCCGTGACCTTGGGCAGGCGCTCGGCCTCGATCTGGAGAGGGGTCTTGTTCGCCTTGACGGGCTGGGCGACCTCTGCGGGGGCGGGGTTGAGGTGGCCCTGTCCGGGAGTGTCCGCCAGGGCGGAGGGGGCTGCTGCGAGGCCGCCACCGAGAGCGATGGAGGCGCCCAGAACGAGGTGGGTCAGGTGACGGGTCTTGGGGGTGAGGCGGTTCTTGGCCATGCGGGGGTGTGACTCCTTGCTTCGCTTCTCATTCCGCCTACCGGGTTAGCTGACGGGTTCGGGCTGGGAAGTGCCCTACGGCGCGCGGAGGCGCCGATTCACCCCAAGAACGGTTGGTTCCCCGGTTCCGCGAGATTCGCGGATTCGGCGGCCGTGATCACCGGGCGGAACGATCCGCTTGGATGAAGCACGGTCGGGCAATGTGTTGGCAATGCGTAGGACTGGTTAGACCTAGGCGTTCACCAGGAATGAGTAGAAGCTACGTGAACCGGACAAACGATTACAAGTCCGGCACATTGCTCTGACTTGGGAATACGCCCGAATCCGGGGGGAAGTCTTGGCCACGCTCAAGATCCCTCGCGACGCGTCCGGCGGCGGGCGCGGAGCCGGAAACGCCTGTGGGGCGGGCGTTTCCGGGCATCGGCGCCGGCGGGGAGCCGCCGGGCCGATCTCGCCCCGCCCCGCGGTTTCGCCATCATCGTAGATCTTTTGGCTTAACCCCGTTTTACCTGCGAAAACACCTGATTTTGATCAGGGAGTGGCGGTGGACCAGGCGCGGATCAGCGGCAGCAGCACCCGGTCGACCGTCTCCTCCGCGAAGGCGCCGTCCAGCGGCTCTCCGGTGATGAGGAGCCGGTGCCAGACCAGGGCCTCGGTGACCCTCCTGATCTCGCCGGGGTCGGCCCCGCCCGGCAGCTCGCCCCGCTCGCGGGCGCGGTCGAGGAGCGGGACGGTGCCGGTGATGTCGGGGCGCGGCACGTTCGCGCGCAGGGCGGCGGCCAGGCCGGGGGCGGTGAGCAGGGCGGGGACCAGCGCGAAGACCAGGCCGTGCTTCTGCTCCAGGGTCCGGCAGAATCCGGCCACCACCGCCACCAGGTCGCCGCGCATCGACCCCGTGTCGGGCGGCGGTGCGACGTCGATCTCCAGATGGTTGCAGACCAGGTCCACGACCAGGGCCTCCTTGCCCGGCCAGCGGCGGTAGATCGTGGCCTTGCTCGCGCTGGCGCGCCTGGCGATCTGGTCGACGGACATGCGGTCGAATCCGACCTCGGAGAGCAGTTCCATGGTCGCGTCGAGAATCGCCCGCTCTCGCCTGGGGTCGAGCCGCAAGATGCCTCCGGTGGGCTACGAGTGCTGTGTGATCGTCTCGAATCGTACGCCTGTGAGCTCCTCCGACGCCTCCCACAGCCGCCGGGCCACCGTCTCGTCCAGCGCCTTGGGCGAAGGGGTCAGGGTCTTCGGGCCGGGACCGATGAACCGGCCTCCGGTCACCTCGGGAGAGGTCGCGGCGTAGAGGGAGGGGATCGCGCCCCTGTCGGGAGACTGGAGCGCCAGCCGCATGAGAGCGCCGGCCGGCCGGGTGAGCACGCCCAGCTTCATGATGCCGGTGGCCGTCGCGCCGGGGTGGGTGGCCACGCTGAGCAGCCGGTCCCCCGCCCGGCGCTGCAGTTCCAGCGTGAACAGCAGGTTGGCCAGCTTCGATCTGCCGTAGGCCGAGAACCGTCCGTACCGGCGTTCGAGCCCCAGGTCGTCGAAGTCGATTCTGCCCAGGCTGTGCGCGTCGCTGGAGACCGTGACGACCCGGGCGCCCGGCCTGGCGAGCAGATGGGGCAGCAGCAGCCCGGTCAGCGCGAAGTGGCCCAGATGGTTGGTGCCGAACTGCATCTCGAAGCCGTCGGCGGTGGTCCGCCGGGGGATCATGCCAATTCCTGCATTGTTGACCAGTATGTCGATCGGCTCGTCGAAGGCGGCCGCGAAGCCCCGCACCGAGCCCAGATCGGCCAGATCCAGCACTCTCGGCTCGATCCGCGCGCCCGGCGTCTCCGCCCGGACCGCCTTCACCGCCGCCTCCCCCCTGGCGAGGTCGCGCGCGGTCACGATCACCCGGGCGCCGCGCCCGGCCAGCCGTGACGCGGTCGCGAGCCCGATGCCGCCGTTGGCGCCGGTGACCACCGCGGTGGAACCGGTCAGGTCGGGGATGTCGTCCGGAGTCCACATGGCCTGTCTCCTCTGAGGTGTGCGATCGGGATGTGTGCCGTAGTGTACGAAACCGTTCCGTACACCACGGTAGATCGTTCCGCGCCGGGTGCGCAAGTGGGCGTATTCGGGTGTTCACCCGCAGTTCCAGGACGTGTAAGACATCCGGGTTACGGTGAGGCGGTCGTGAACGGGTCATCGCCCGGCGTGGAGAACGGTCGAGACCACGCGCGGGAGCAGGGTTCGGCCGTCGCCTGGGTGGAGTCCCCGCTGCAGATGCTCTGCGCCGTGGAGGCCCACCACGCCGGACTGCTCGGCGCCCATGCCCGGGTGGTGCCCCGTGCCGGCCTGCGCCCGCTCGTCGTCACCGGCCGCGAGATCTCCCGGCTCGGCCTCCCCGGCGGCCTGGAACTGGCCACCCCCGAGCCCGGGATGCCCCGGCCCCGCCGGGGCACGACCTGGGTGGTCGGCGACGCCTTCTCCGGCAAGGTGCAGTCCGGCTGGCTGACCGCCCTGCCGGGACGCATCGTGATCGTCGACGACGGCCTGGCGACCATCAGGCTCCTGGAACTGCTCACCGGGCGGATCCGGACGCCGCTGCTGCGGGCCCGCGCCACGGCGAACCCGCTCAGGGCCGGGCTCAGGAGCGCGCTGGGAACGGCGGCCGGCCTGCGGCTGCGCGCCGCCGCCCGATCCGGCCGGCTGTCGATCTTCACGGCGCTGCCCGTCCCCGCCGAGCTGGCGCGGGCCGTACGGGACAGGGGCGCGGAGCTGGTCACCCACGACTTCGCCTGGCTGCGGTCACAGCCCCTGCGCAGGCCCCGCCCCGAGGAGCGCACCGTCGTGCTCGGCACCTCGCTGGTCCGCAACGGCCTGATCCACCGTGACCGCTACTTCACCTGGCTGGCCGGGCTCGGCTCGTCCGAGCCGGTCGCGTACTTCCCGCACCGCAGGGAGGACCCCCACGATCTCGCCCAGGTCGGGGAACAGCCCGGGATCACCGTCTACGACGGCGGGATCCCCGCCGAGATGACCCTGCGCGGACTCGCCGCCGAACAGCGGGTGCTGAGCCTGCCGTCCACCGCGGTCACCTCCCTGCGGGTCCTGCTCTCGGCCCGGGGCGTGACCGTGGAGACGGTCGACGTCCCCGAGGAGTGGTGGACCGCCCAGGCGGCGCCCTCACTCCGTTCCCACCTGTCGATGTTCGCCCATCACGACACTGGAGCTACAGCTTGAAGGTCCTGGCCGTGGCCGACTCGGATTCCTACCTGAAGTGGGCCGCCCACCTGCTCGGGGACCTGCCGTCGAGCTGTACGGCGGAGCTGGCGGTGATCCGTACGCCCATCACGCCCTCCCCGGCCCAGATCCACGCGGCCGTCGCGGGTGCGGCCGCCGATCCGCCCGTGCTGTCGGCCCGTGCGCTGCGCCGGGCCGCCGAGCGGCTCAGACCGGACGTGGTGCTGGTCGCCTGCACCGGGCCCGTGGTGGACGTGCTGGTCAGCGAGGTGCTCGCCGGCCTGACGCCGAGGCCGGTGTTCGTCTCCGGGCTGCCGGGGATCTCCATCCCGGCGACCGAGAAGGCATGGGTGTTCCGCAGCGGATGCGACCTGTTCGTCCTGCACAGCGAGCGGGAGGTCGAGGAGTTCTCGGCGATCGGCCGGGAACTGGGCGGAGGCGGGGCGGTGGGACTGACCCGGCTGCCGTTCCTCCTCGGCGGCGGCGGGGAGGTCCCCGTCACCGGCCCGCGCGACCGGGTGGTGTTCGCGACCCAGGCCAAGGTGCCCAGGCGCAGGGAGGAGCGCGAGCGGATCCTGCTCGGGCTGGCCGCGCTGGCCGGACGGCGGCCCGACCTTGACGTGGTGGTCAAGCTCCGCGCCCTGGACACCGAGCGGCAGACCCACAACGAGCGCCACCACTACCAGCGCCTGTGGCAGTCGCTGGCCGACGACGGCCGGGTCCGTCCCGGCGCCGTGCGGTTCGCCGTGGGGCCCATGCACGAGCACCTGGCCCACGCGGCCGGATTCGTCACGGTCAGCTCGACCGCCGCGCTGGAGGCGATCGCCCAGTCGGTGCCCCTGCTGGTGCTGTCGGACTTCGGGGTCAGCGCCGAGATGATCAACCTGGTCTTCGAGGACAGCGGCCTGCTCGGCACGCTGGACGACCTGTCCGAGAGCCGCTTCCGCACCCCGGACGAGGCCTGGTGCCAGGCCAACTACTTCCACCGGCGCGGGGAGAGCGACTGGGTGTCCCAGATGGTCACGCTGGTCGCCCAGGTCCGTGCGGGACGCCGGGCTCCGGCCCGGTCGCTGCTCGACGGCCCGCAGCACGCCGCCGCCCGGCGCCGCGCCCGCCTGCGGGTCGAGGTCCCGCCCAACGTGCTGCGCGTCGGCTACCGGGCCAAGCGCCGGATGCGCCGCTACCTCAACGCGCTGGGCTGACCGGAGGCGCCCCCGGAGGGTCAGGCGGCGGCGTCGAGCAGGCCGCGGTGTTCGGTGCTCAACGTCAGCGACACCCCGGCGAGTGCCTCGTCGAGCTGCTCCGTGCCGCTGACGCCGACGATCGGTGTCACCGCCGGGGCGCCGCCGGACAGCCAGGCCAGGACCACCTGGTTCCGGCTGACGCCGAGCTCCCGCGCCACCCGGGCGAGGGCGGCCAGCCTCCGGGTGGTGCCCGGGTGGTCGTAGGCCTCCGGGAGTGGCCGGTCAGGACGGGTGTAGGCGCCTCCCAAAAGTGCCGTGTAGGCCCACAGGGACAGCTCCGGGTCGGACTGGACGTAGTCGACGATCTCGTCGGTGACCCAGCCGAACCGGTGGTCCTGGCCGGGGACGGAGGCACCGGGACGGGGCTGGAGGTACGAATGGCGCAGCTGGAGCGCGGTGTACCCGGCCCAGCCGTTGCCCCGGGCGATCTGCCGGGCCCGCTCCACCCGCCAGAGCGGATGGTTGGAACAGCCCAGCCGGCCGACGGTGCCCGACCCGACGAGCTCCGCGAAGGCCCCGGCCGTGTCCTCCAGCCGGGCGGCGCGGTCCTCCATGTGCGCCCAGTACAGGTCGATCCGGTCGGTGCCCAGCCGCTGGAGGCTGCCCTGCACCGCGTTCCTGATCGCGGGGGCCGACAGGCCCTCGCGGTTGGCGGGCCACTCGCCGGGCCCCACGGGTTCGGCGCCCACCTTGGTGCTGAGATACACCCGGTCCCGGACGCCCGGGCGGCGGGCCAGCCACCGGCCGATGACCTCCTCGCTCTGCCCGCCCCGGCCGCTCGGGTCGGACCAGAAGGCATAGCAGTCGGCCGTGTCGATCAGCGTGCCCCCGGCGTCCACGAACCGGTCCAGCACCTCGAACGATGTCCGCTCGTCCAGGCGCGTGCCGAAATTCATCGCTCCCAGCGCGAGATTGACCGTCGTCATGTCGTGCCCCCTTCCGCGTCGGCTCCGGGACACAGGGTTCCACCTGGAGTGCGCTCAAGGTCAAACAGCGCGGCGCCGCCGGGCCGTACGGGTCAGGAAAGCGCTCGGGACAGGCGGTGGCGGAGCCTGCCCAGGGCGCCGGGCTGCTGGGCGGAGGGCGCGGGGGACAGCTCCAGGGCGGCCAGGCGCTGCCGCTTGAAGTAGCGGGCGGGCCCGTGGGCGTCGAGGTAGGCGGCGGCCGGCTCGCGCAGGCCGGGGTAGGTCTCGCTCCGCATGCAGTAGCCGACCGCGCGGACCAGGGCCTGGAGGTCCACCGGCGGCGGCTCCTCCAGCGACCCGTCGGCCGACAGGCGGGGGAGCAGGGCGTCGGTGATGGTGGCGGGCACGCGGTTGCTGTTCTCGTACGGCGAGAGCCGTTCCAGGACCAGTTCCCCGCCCATCGTCGCCACCGGCAGGCCGAAGTGCCGCCCGGCGGTGATCAGGGCGGTGGAGAAGCACCCCGCCACGAGGGCGGGCCTGAGCGCGGCGAAGCACGACTCCGCGGGGACGCCCTCTCCCGCCACCGCCAGCCGGACGCCCAGCTCTCCGGCCGTCTCGCGGAGCCGCTGGGCGTGCCGCCGCCCGGCGGCCGGATGGGGCTTGAACAGCACGGTGTCGAACCCCCGGGCGACCAGGCCGCGCAGCATGTCCGCGTGGAGCCCGGCCTCCTCCTCGGGGGTGACG comes from Streptosporangium roseum DSM 43021 and encodes:
- a CDS encoding ABC transporter substrate-binding protein, yielding MLNNKRQGKLAAVAVMAATALAITSCGSSDDAKPAAGGSSAPAAAEPVTITVHTFGGGENFGYDKAVETWNAAHPNIQVKYQNLTDRFEDVYLPQLLQRLQAGSGAADIIALDEGAMGLMKARPQFFTDLAAYGLDSRKADFPAAKWDNGINADNKLFALGTDIGGMTMCYRADLFKKAGLPTEREEVGKLWPDWNAFMEVGKKFQAANPGKSDPKFLDGPNTLYNVILSQEAPKNGNVSYFDKNNQLVIESNPAIKTSFDTVKSFSEAGLTAKLASFTPPWNAAIKKGGFAAMGCPAWMLGVVSGAAGDSNKGKWDVAAVPGGAGNWGGSYLAVPKQSKHPKEAAEVLNYLTGKEGHVLAFQEAAAFPSSIPAQQDPAVSELKNAFFNDAPTGQIFGASVKDLLPTFLGEKHAQVKTSVEKVLEGMDQGSVPYDQAWTKFLEAGVKAAG
- a CDS encoding CHAP domain-containing protein, with amino-acid sequence MAKNRLTPKTRHLTHLVLGASIALGGGLAAAPSALADTPGQGHLNPAPAEVAQPVKANKTPLQIEAERLPKVTAAQVLDLAAKQVGISENAQGGGTKFQSWYVASPRAKETVARDGGSPRAYANAPWCAMFVSWVGEQAGIRPTMGWDAYTVSHAKWFKDNKHWGTTAKPGAVVYFDWNGGKSISGIDHVGFVKKDNGDGTISTIEGNTGNGKVEHRVRPKSQVVGYGYPVYAG
- a CDS encoding TetR/AcrR family transcriptional regulator, with product MRLDPRRERAILDATMELLSEVGFDRMSVDQIARRASASKATIYRRWPGKEALVVDLVCNHLEIDVAPPPDTGSMRGDLVAVVAGFCRTLEQKHGLVFALVPALLTAPGLAAALRANVPRPDITGTVPLLDRARERGELPGGADPGEIRRVTEALVWHRLLITGEPLDGAFAEETVDRVLLPLIRAWSTATP
- a CDS encoding oxidoreductase, yielding MWTPDDIPDLTGSTAVVTGANGGIGLATASRLAGRGARVIVTARDLARGEAAVKAVRAETPGARIEPRVLDLADLGSVRGFAAAFDEPIDILVNNAGIGMIPRRTTADGFEMQFGTNHLGHFALTGLLLPHLLARPGARVVTVSSDAHSLGRIDFDDLGLERRYGRFSAYGRSKLANLLFTLELQRRAGDRLLSVATHPGATATGIMKLGVLTRPAGALMRLALQSPDRGAIPSLYAATSPEVTGGRFIGPGPKTLTPSPKALDETVARRLWEASEELTGVRFETITQHS
- a CDS encoding DUF6716 putative glycosyltransferase yields the protein MKVLAVADSDSYLKWAAHLLGDLPSSCTAELAVIRTPITPSPAQIHAAVAGAAADPPVLSARALRRAAERLRPDVVLVACTGPVVDVLVSEVLAGLTPRPVFVSGLPGISIPATEKAWVFRSGCDLFVLHSEREVEEFSAIGRELGGGGAVGLTRLPFLLGGGGEVPVTGPRDRVVFATQAKVPRRREERERILLGLAALAGRRPDLDVVVKLRALDTERQTHNERHHYQRLWQSLADDGRVRPGAVRFAVGPMHEHLAHAAGFVTVSSTAALEAIAQSVPLLVLSDFGVSAEMINLVFEDSGLLGTLDDLSESRFRTPDEAWCQANYFHRRGESDWVSQMVTLVAQVRAGRRAPARSLLDGPQHAAARRRARLRVEVPPNVLRVGYRAKRRMRRYLNALG
- a CDS encoding aldo/keto reductase; translation: MTTVNLALGAMNFGTRLDERTSFEVLDRFVDAGGTLIDTADCYAFWSDPSGRGGQSEEVIGRWLARRPGVRDRVYLSTKVGAEPVGPGEWPANREGLSAPAIRNAVQGSLQRLGTDRIDLYWAHMEDRAARLEDTAGAFAELVGSGTVGRLGCSNHPLWRVERARQIARGNGWAGYTALQLRHSYLQPRPGASVPGQDHRFGWVTDEIVDYVQSDPELSLWAYTALLGGAYTRPDRPLPEAYDHPGTTRRLAALARVARELGVSRNQVVLAWLSGGAPAVTPIVGVSGTEQLDEALAGVSLTLSTEHRGLLDAAA